One part of the Spiribacter salinus M19-40 genome encodes these proteins:
- a CDS encoding DUF192 domain-containing protein, whose protein sequence is MIVALAAFGIAMLTRGGLTGADDHAEGPQAWHSMETVELRITPPDAPTQRLQVRVADDRAERAQGMQHLPAQVIRDQPIWFVFAEPRQVGWHMRNVRLALDIAYVDAEGQVIGVERMAPNGGGYGHEQPIAAALEVAAGQAKRLGIREGTQLAID, encoded by the coding sequence TTGATCGTTGCGCTGGCCGCATTCGGTATCGCCATGCTCACCCGAGGCGGCCTGACCGGCGCCGATGACCACGCGGAGGGCCCGCAGGCGTGGCACTCAATGGAAACCGTTGAGCTTCGCATCACGCCACCCGATGCCCCCACTCAGCGACTGCAGGTGCGTGTGGCCGATGACCGTGCTGAGCGCGCCCAGGGCATGCAGCATCTGCCCGCCCAGGTCATCCGCGATCAGCCCATTTGGTTTGTGTTTGCCGAGCCCCGGCAAGTCGGCTGGCATATGCGCAATGTGCGCCTGGCGCTGGATATTGCCTATGTCGACGCCGAGGGCCAGGTCATCGGCGTTGAGCGCATGGCCCCCAATGGCGGAGGTTATGGACACGAGCAGCCGATCGCGGCGGCACTGGAGGTCGCTGCCGGTCAGGCAAAGCGCCTGGGTATACGCGAAGGCACGCAGCTGGCGATCGATTAA
- a CDS encoding DMT family transporter: protein MPAWLLLIGAIVMEVVGTTALKLSDGFTRLVPSLVVVAGYALAFIGLGLVLKRMEVSVAYAIWAGLGTALVALVGVFLFGETMNWVKAGSLGLIVVGLIGLNLAGGS, encoded by the coding sequence ATGCCAGCCTGGTTGTTGTTGATCGGTGCCATTGTCATGGAAGTCGTGGGCACCACGGCGCTGAAGCTCTCAGACGGGTTTACGCGTCTTGTCCCCAGCCTGGTCGTGGTGGCCGGCTATGCGCTGGCGTTTATTGGTCTGGGTCTTGTTTTAAAACGGATGGAGGTCAGTGTGGCCTATGCGATCTGGGCCGGGCTGGGTACGGCACTTGTCGCGCTTGTGGGTGTCTTTCTATTTGGGGAGACAATGAATTGGGTCAAAGCAGGCAGTCTGGGTTTGATTGTTGTTGGCTTGATCGGGCTCAACCTGGCGGGCGGTTCTTGA
- a CDS encoding Dps family protein, with the protein MATPAVNIGIEEGARAEIAEGVSRVLADSYSLYLKTHNFHWNVTGPMFNSLHAMFEEQYTELATAVDEIAERIRALGAQAPGSYSDYQRLTAIPEESGAPEAMEMVRQLMRDHETVARTAREAFAVADGAHDEPTADLLTQRMQLHEKTAWMLRSMLE; encoded by the coding sequence ATGGCCACACCTGCCGTCAATATCGGGATTGAAGAAGGCGCTCGGGCAGAAATTGCCGAAGGGGTCTCGCGCGTACTCGCCGACAGCTATTCGCTGTATCTGAAAACGCATAACTTCCACTGGAACGTCACCGGGCCGATGTTCAACTCGCTCCATGCGATGTTCGAAGAGCAGTACACAGAGCTTGCAACCGCGGTCGATGAAATTGCCGAGCGCATCCGTGCCCTGGGTGCCCAGGCCCCCGGTAGTTACAGTGACTATCAGCGCCTGACGGCGATCCCCGAGGAAAGCGGCGCACCGGAGGCTATGGAAATGGTCCGGCAGCTCATGCGCGATCACGAGACCGTCGCCCGGACGGCTCGCGAGGCGTTTGCGGTCGCGGATGGGGCCCATGATGAGCCCACGGCGGATCTGCTGACCCAGCGTATGCAGCTTCATGAGAAGACCGCGTGGATGCTGCGGAGCATGCTCGAGTAA
- a CDS encoding glycosyltransferase, whose product MLKTLADTLGLIISGLVPRREDLLRPTPRRVLVSLLAAVLLPPALLYYWVGLWLDELCFRRYRQIKVRQPVFILGVPRSGTTALHEALAEDSQFTTQRTWECLLAPAISHRYAWRALARIDRALGSPMQRLAGWLNQRILSPLTQAHPVSARAPEEDYLSLLPHLSAFILIVAFPNARRLWRLGRGDEALDDSARQRLMGQYRRAIQRHLYVHGTERTYLAKNASHAVLAGSLAEAFPDARFIACLREPQKVVSSQIASMTPALNALHGPIDQWAFNRRMRQQLHFAYANLLAVLPAQAPQRAVFLPLNAQRTDLAGAVRGFYQQFDLTLSPEYAERLKHRAQQAGAHRSGHQHQLADHGLSPALIRAEFADLTARFDCAGDQPIAAADVTPYRHARRVVVVSDAAAERNGVGAYYSDLIDHLDDRVAAINLIAPGKAPRGHRIPHWREAALPGDATQSLALPSPWALYQAMADAAPQVIIVATPGPYGLLAAHMAHRIGAKLIFGLHTDYEALAGLYWGSIRSRLNRWGMTAVNRALFRRADVVVSNSAHMHALAQKKGAQRAVRVNTPIPKAFVDEPTATPSLPPKRVLFVGRLAAEKRVQSVIEAAEALPELHFTLAGDGPLRAEVEAATRRLDNLEALGWVARPALRQVLDDADLLVLPSEVEAFGTVALEAMVRGRLALVSPGCGIADWPELANGLIVMDDGESVAGALTQLSAECPATLAARAAAGQAAARSMATRCIDEWTTLIENTRPSQPTRDQAARKPARWALPRI is encoded by the coding sequence ATGCTGAAAACGCTGGCTGACACCCTCGGTTTGATCATCTCCGGCTTGGTCCCACGCCGCGAGGATTTACTCCGCCCCACACCCCGCCGCGTCCTGGTTTCCCTGTTGGCCGCCGTCTTATTGCCCCCGGCACTGCTCTACTACTGGGTCGGGCTCTGGCTGGATGAGCTGTGCTTTCGCCGCTACCGCCAAATCAAGGTACGCCAGCCGGTCTTTATTCTTGGGGTGCCACGCAGCGGCACCACGGCCTTACACGAGGCGCTTGCCGAGGACAGCCAGTTCACCACCCAGCGCACCTGGGAGTGCTTACTGGCGCCTGCGATCAGCCACCGCTATGCCTGGCGCGCCCTGGCCCGAATCGACCGCGCCCTTGGAAGCCCGATGCAGCGCCTGGCGGGGTGGCTCAACCAGCGTATCTTGAGCCCGCTGACGCAGGCGCACCCCGTCAGTGCCCGCGCCCCGGAAGAGGACTACCTGAGCCTGCTTCCCCACCTAAGCGCATTCATCCTCATTGTGGCATTCCCCAACGCCCGGCGGCTGTGGCGACTTGGCCGCGGCGATGAAGCTCTGGATGACTCGGCTCGACAGCGCCTGATGGGCCAGTACCGCCGCGCCATCCAACGGCATTTGTATGTCCATGGCACCGAGCGGACCTATCTGGCAAAAAACGCCAGTCATGCCGTTCTGGCGGGTAGCCTGGCCGAGGCCTTTCCCGACGCCCGGTTTATCGCGTGTCTGCGCGAACCGCAAAAAGTCGTGTCCTCGCAGATCGCCAGCATGACGCCCGCGCTCAACGCCCTGCACGGGCCGATCGATCAGTGGGCGTTCAACCGCCGCATGCGCCAGCAACTGCATTTCGCCTATGCCAACTTACTGGCCGTGCTGCCCGCACAAGCGCCTCAGCGCGCCGTTTTTCTGCCGCTCAATGCCCAGCGCACTGACCTGGCGGGCGCCGTTCGGGGGTTTTACCAGCAATTCGACCTGACGCTCTCACCCGAATACGCCGAGCGCTTAAAGCATCGGGCCCAGCAGGCGGGCGCACACCGTTCCGGCCACCAGCATCAACTGGCTGATCATGGCCTCAGCCCCGCGCTGATCCGTGCAGAATTCGCCGACCTGACCGCGCGCTTCGACTGCGCGGGTGATCAGCCGATTGCCGCGGCTGACGTCACACCCTACCGCCACGCCCGACGGGTGGTGGTGGTCTCGGACGCGGCGGCTGAGCGCAACGGCGTGGGTGCGTATTACAGCGACCTCATCGATCACCTGGATGATCGCGTCGCGGCGATTAATCTGATCGCGCCTGGCAAGGCGCCACGCGGGCACCGCATCCCGCACTGGCGCGAGGCGGCCCTACCCGGCGATGCCACCCAGTCACTCGCCCTGCCTTCGCCCTGGGCGCTGTATCAGGCGATGGCCGATGCCGCCCCGCAGGTCATCATCGTGGCAACGCCGGGCCCTTATGGCTTACTGGCCGCGCACATGGCCCATCGAATCGGCGCGAAATTGATTTTTGGCCTGCATACCGACTATGAAGCCCTCGCGGGACTGTACTGGGGCAGCATTCGCAGTCGGTTGAATCGCTGGGGCATGACCGCGGTCAACCGCGCATTATTCCGGCGCGCGGACGTGGTCGTCAGCAACTCGGCGCACATGCACGCGCTCGCCCAGAAAAAAGGGGCGCAACGGGCCGTGCGTGTGAACACCCCGATCCCCAAGGCCTTTGTGGACGAGCCAACGGCTACCCCGAGCCTGCCACCCAAGCGGGTGCTGTTCGTCGGCCGACTGGCTGCCGAAAAACGCGTTCAATCCGTCATCGAGGCGGCAGAAGCGCTACCCGAACTCCACTTCACCCTGGCCGGCGACGGCCCGCTCCGCGCTGAGGTGGAGGCGGCCACGCGGCGCCTCGACAACCTTGAAGCGCTTGGCTGGGTCGCCAGGCCGGCCTTGAGGCAAGTGCTGGATGACGCGGACCTGCTGGTTCTGCCCTCTGAAGTTGAGGCGTTTGGCACGGTTGCCCTGGAGGCCATGGTGCGGGGTCGCCTCGCCCTGGTCTCGCCCGGTTGCGGCATTGCCGACTGGCCAGAGCTCGCCAACGGCCTGATCGTCATGGACGACGGCGAGTCGGTGGCAGGAGCCCTGACCCAGCTCAGCGCCGAGTGCCCAGCCACCTTGGCAGCCCGAGCCGCTGCGGGGCAGGCGGCCGCTCGATCCATGGCGACTCGCTGTATCGATGAGTGGACCACGCTCATCGAGAACACCCGTCCGTCCCAACCCACGCGCGATCAAGCAGCACGGAAACCCGCCCGATGGGCATTGCCCCGCATCTAA
- a CDS encoding UDP-2,3-diacylglucosamine diphosphatase, which yields MTAILPLHPLRYRTVFISDTHLGFRGARADYLLEFLESMECETLYLVGDIIDIWEMRRRGLRWSESHNAVIQNILARARRGTRVVYIPGNHDEMMRDYAGMTIEGVEICMRATHQCADGRRLLVLHGDEFDTVVQCSRLVAMLGNRMYAWLIRANHWVNRVRQALNRPYWSLAAHLKHRVKNAMQYIANYEDALVHEAREAGVDGLVCGHIHHAELSERDGLLYCNDGDWVESCTALAESQSGELSLVDWIALRETLGVTAEAGKAERRKAA from the coding sequence ATGACGGCGATCCTGCCTCTCCATCCGCTGCGATACCGTACCGTTTTCATCTCCGACACCCACCTGGGTTTCCGCGGCGCGCGCGCCGACTACCTGCTCGAATTTCTCGAGTCGATGGAATGCGAGACCCTCTATCTGGTCGGCGACATCATCGACATCTGGGAAATGCGCCGGCGCGGCCTGCGCTGGTCTGAAAGTCACAACGCCGTGATCCAGAACATTCTCGCCCGTGCCCGGCGCGGTACGCGCGTGGTCTACATCCCGGGTAACCACGATGAAATGATGCGCGATTACGCGGGCATGACGATTGAAGGCGTGGAGATCTGCATGCGCGCAACGCACCAATGCGCGGACGGTCGGCGCCTGCTGGTGCTGCACGGGGATGAGTTCGACACCGTAGTCCAGTGCAGCCGCCTGGTCGCCATGCTGGGTAATCGGATGTACGCCTGGCTTATTCGCGCAAACCACTGGGTGAATCGCGTACGCCAGGCGCTCAACCGGCCGTACTGGTCGCTGGCCGCGCATCTCAAGCACCGCGTCAAAAACGCCATGCAGTACATCGCCAATTACGAGGACGCGCTGGTACACGAGGCCCGGGAGGCGGGTGTCGACGGGCTCGTTTGTGGTCATATCCACCACGCCGAGCTGAGCGAGCGCGACGGGCTGCTTTACTGCAATGACGGCGATTGGGTTGAGAGCTGCACGGCGCTGGCGGAGAGCCAGTCGGGAGAGCTGTCGCTGGTCGACTGGATCGCTTTACGGGAGACGTTAGGTGTCACCGCCGAGGCCGGGAAAGCGGAGCGGCGGAAGGCGGCGTAG
- a CDS encoding type II toxin-antitoxin system VapC family toxin — translation MLYVDTSAVLPFYRSEVNSTAVEVIFLRQAGQIGLSPLVRVETASAIARWSRMGEITESQARRIESALENDIAAGRYRSVPIPVEVFDHALRWLSSRKTNLRTLDALHLAAAAQQECCLLTADRPLAIAANTFGVDCQILGAEADEL, via the coding sequence ATGCTTTACGTGGATACCAGTGCCGTTCTGCCGTTCTATCGCTCGGAGGTGAATAGCACTGCTGTGGAGGTGATCTTCCTGCGTCAAGCCGGGCAGATTGGGCTGAGCCCTTTGGTCCGGGTCGAGACAGCCTCAGCAATCGCCCGTTGGTCTCGTATGGGTGAAATCACCGAATCACAGGCTCGCCGTATAGAATCTGCCTTGGAAAACGATATTGCCGCCGGCCGCTACCGATCAGTGCCCATCCCCGTAGAGGTTTTTGATCACGCCCTGCGTTGGTTGTCGTCACGTAAAACGAATTTGCGAACGTTGGACGCCCTGCATCTTGCGGCCGCGGCCCAACAAGAGTGCTGTCTTCTCACCGCCGATCGGCCATTGGCCATAGCCGCGAATACCTTCGGCGTGGACTGCCAGATCCTAGGGGCGGAAGCCGACGAGCTCTGA
- a CDS encoding carboxypeptidase-like regulatory domain-containing protein, protein MIRATSRTPPGTYNLIFHLRDADTAGTLIAGKTRIRVMAVPKLEIRPLEIPQRLIANRKTVATYMVSNVGNTVVTARLQAELSSNSASAPTLDPDLIDLKPGKTREVAATFTTAADRGFQRTERLVVTATGLSTDDNPSLLAQSASVIDVLPEVGGSDPWIRLPITASTAVTATESQTTLNWAINGSGYIDEKSERRLEFEVNESGDRSSNDTDQTVQATARYEQNQWRLAAGNRRFNLSNLTSVRRNGVGASVAYGGDRNGPLWGVYGVQDEGAVGDRFDLASHFGWRTHRKDVLKLNFLHYSGVTSDVAKDSSETVTSLQIDTANRPWGNLAIEIAQDMQDGGSAWQAAYETDIRAQGPRLTLFARQAAPTFAGRLPDSASWGTSLEFRRREGVSITGRYEEYRRNLDSIVDRGTAVRESNTALTARLPVNELFGLRGGVRRLTYRNAVSSNDAAYERLSGEVGINLRLENWRHGLSVKQERRDDVRSPDKWAEQGYSIFSRWQPSPSFSATIDFDLVSTSAPEESRLGNDFQQRRLNLRWLPVDGLAVALRYANNKKVYDDLALREREATQITAATATWRLNNRNRIYFKAAQIQDIELETRNQLTLSYEHRFSLPVKRRSGIGSLRGRLVDTTRDQDNGVSGAIIFADTISAVTDANGFYRFRGLPAGPHRLRVETDRIVENLIPATPAGHQVTVQPGINNEYDLSLVAGAELVGSVRYAESGQPLGGILVELRREEEVHRTLSSAQGEYRFERLEPGEWQLKVYGQNLPDGHRLQNAEQVIFLQSGYQMAPSIEVTKPERKLQMIQWEE, encoded by the coding sequence ATGATTCGCGCCACATCGCGCACACCGCCAGGCACCTACAACCTTATCTTCCACTTACGCGATGCTGATACAGCCGGCACTCTAATAGCGGGAAAGACGCGCATTCGGGTGATGGCAGTTCCTAAGCTCGAAATTCGACCCTTAGAGATTCCTCAACGCCTGATCGCAAATAGGAAAACGGTTGCCACCTATATGGTAAGTAATGTCGGTAACACGGTTGTTACGGCTCGTCTTCAAGCTGAGCTTTCGAGCAACAGCGCTTCCGCACCGACGTTAGACCCAGATCTTATTGACCTCAAGCCTGGCAAAACTCGAGAAGTGGCAGCTACCTTTACAACGGCGGCCGATCGTGGCTTTCAGCGCACTGAACGCCTTGTCGTCACGGCCACTGGCCTGAGTACTGATGACAACCCATCGCTGCTAGCGCAATCGGCGTCAGTGATCGACGTCCTTCCCGAGGTTGGTGGCAGCGATCCGTGGATACGTCTGCCAATAACGGCGAGCACCGCTGTGACGGCAACCGAATCACAAACTACGCTCAACTGGGCTATTAACGGCAGCGGATATATCGATGAAAAATCTGAGCGGCGTCTCGAATTCGAAGTGAATGAAAGCGGAGATAGATCATCAAACGACACCGATCAGACCGTCCAGGCCACAGCGCGATATGAACAGAATCAATGGCGTTTAGCCGCAGGCAATCGCCGCTTTAACCTCTCGAATCTCACGAGTGTGCGACGTAATGGCGTTGGAGCCAGTGTCGCTTATGGCGGCGATCGCAATGGACCCCTATGGGGCGTTTATGGTGTCCAGGATGAGGGCGCCGTGGGTGATCGTTTTGATCTCGCGAGCCATTTTGGTTGGCGGACTCACCGCAAAGATGTACTCAAGCTGAATTTTCTCCACTACTCAGGTGTCACGTCGGATGTTGCAAAAGACTCATCCGAAACTGTTACGAGTTTACAAATCGATACCGCCAATCGCCCATGGGGTAATTTGGCGATTGAGATTGCCCAAGACATGCAAGATGGCGGCAGTGCATGGCAGGCAGCTTACGAGACCGACATACGCGCGCAGGGCCCGCGATTAACGCTATTCGCTCGCCAGGCCGCGCCGACATTCGCGGGTCGGCTACCCGACAGTGCAAGCTGGGGCACCAGCCTAGAATTCCGTCGCCGTGAGGGTGTCAGTATCACCGGTAGGTACGAAGAGTATCGACGTAATCTAGATTCCATAGTGGACCGAGGGACGGCGGTCCGGGAGAGTAATACAGCGTTAACGGCTCGATTACCGGTCAATGAGCTTTTTGGATTGCGCGGCGGAGTCCGCCGACTCACCTACCGTAACGCAGTTTCCTCGAACGACGCCGCATATGAGCGGCTGAGTGGTGAAGTTGGGATAAATCTTCGTCTCGAAAACTGGCGTCACGGCCTGTCTGTAAAGCAAGAGCGCCGTGACGATGTGCGGAGTCCCGACAAGTGGGCTGAGCAGGGCTATTCAATTTTTAGCCGTTGGCAACCGAGTCCTTCCTTCAGCGCAACCATTGACTTTGATCTAGTGTCGACATCCGCTCCCGAAGAGAGTCGGCTCGGCAATGACTTCCAACAACGCCGACTTAACCTACGCTGGTTACCCGTGGATGGGCTGGCTGTCGCGCTAAGATATGCGAACAACAAAAAAGTCTACGATGACCTCGCACTTCGCGAGCGCGAAGCAACGCAAATTACTGCAGCGACGGCAACCTGGCGACTAAATAATCGCAATAGGATTTATTTTAAAGCGGCGCAGATACAAGATATTGAATTAGAGACGCGCAATCAATTGACACTCAGCTACGAGCATCGATTTTCTCTTCCGGTAAAACGCAGAAGTGGTATTGGCTCACTGAGGGGGCGGCTCGTTGATACCACTCGAGATCAGGACAACGGCGTAAGCGGTGCAATTATTTTTGCCGACACCATTTCCGCAGTGACTGATGCAAATGGCTTTTATCGGTTTCGTGGTCTGCCAGCTGGCCCTCACAGACTTCGTGTCGAAACTGACCGAATCGTCGAGAATCTGATCCCGGCCACTCCGGCAGGCCATCAAGTCACTGTTCAACCGGGGATTAATAATGAGTATGACCTTTCATTAGTTGCAGGTGCAGAACTAGTGGGAAGCGTGCGCTACGCCGAGAGCGGCCAACCACTCGGCGGGATACTCGTCGAGTTGCGACGAGAAGAAGAAGTCCATCGGACATTGAGCAGCGCTCAAGGCGAGTACCGGTTTGAGCGTCTCGAACCCGGCGAATGGCAGCTTAAAGTCTATGGACAGAATCTGCCTGATGGACATCGGCTGCAGAATGCCGAGCAAGTCATTTTCCTGCAATCCGGTTATCAAATGGCTCCATCCATTGAGGTAACTAAACCTGAGCGGAAACTTCAAATGATTCAGTGGGAGGAGTAA
- a CDS encoding sensor histidine kinase, with amino-acid sequence MQGLTRALMLAIPIILYFSGSLLLNVPREEQQAFIAFDSDPDITVPLPWVEFRGVDQKAAVTGSILLPPANKTTGQPQALYFSGYEGILSIFSDGDLLVYAGSESTVQGPSHLQDLLVRLPTNLSTSTLTFSIEPAGTQFLRLRGGYLGPVSNFEEIISRHNFYYNDLRITFLGVEIFIALLLGALIISKSTPTYYRHLGSVVLFFMVIQASSLDGDPFSLNAFYHQFMLLLPYVVCLGFRLVLEANDVHQQRIKTARRTLLAFAFILAIPIQLGLLPGAQATLIYSLPVALIIWAIGVVVLFTKRSLRFSSYLTFALLVTTISALFGIAHDLSVKFGWIDSNLLFVPLCTPIFFASVALALILDFAKTRRELEDLNKNLQQKVINATAQIQRESSKRAFVEVEQAKSEAHKNVMMDLHDGVLGYLSSMYALLEPRTDSKTTTVKELAKSAMDEIRLMLNRDISGQQGSLLVVLSVFQDQMQSRLNSMDVELQMDVTSLADYDSPSDQFNLDIYRILQEAITNAVDRAACTELSIVAYTDQRTHFLCIENGGGRGLSLASDNKPLQGTGRSNMRARAEAHGAEMSITATPTGARLLIKLPLNDSPRGQR; translated from the coding sequence GTGCAAGGCCTTACCCGCGCATTGATGCTGGCGATCCCGATAATCCTGTATTTCTCCGGATCCTTATTGCTGAACGTCCCACGCGAAGAGCAACAGGCTTTCATCGCGTTTGATTCAGACCCCGACATCACAGTCCCCCTGCCGTGGGTGGAGTTTCGGGGGGTTGATCAAAAGGCGGCTGTGACCGGCAGTATCCTGCTGCCCCCGGCGAACAAAACAACCGGTCAGCCCCAGGCGCTGTACTTCAGCGGTTATGAGGGGATACTGAGTATCTTCAGCGACGGTGACTTGCTGGTTTACGCGGGATCCGAGTCGACCGTTCAAGGGCCATCCCACCTGCAAGACCTGCTGGTGCGCCTTCCAACCAATCTTAGCACGTCAACCCTGACGTTCAGTATTGAGCCGGCGGGGACGCAGTTTTTGCGCCTCCGTGGCGGGTATCTGGGGCCCGTCAGCAATTTTGAAGAAATCATCTCACGGCATAATTTTTACTACAATGATCTTCGTATAACCTTTCTTGGCGTAGAAATTTTTATCGCGCTACTGCTGGGCGCCTTAATTATTTCCAAAAGCACTCCGACTTACTACCGCCATTTAGGTTCGGTTGTTCTCTTCTTTATGGTCATACAGGCAAGCAGCCTCGATGGTGACCCCTTCTCGCTCAATGCCTTTTACCATCAATTTATGCTGCTACTTCCCTATGTCGTTTGCCTCGGTTTTCGACTGGTACTAGAAGCCAATGATGTTCATCAGCAGCGCATAAAAACTGCACGCCGGACTTTACTGGCGTTCGCGTTCATTCTAGCCATACCCATCCAGTTGGGTTTGTTGCCTGGCGCTCAGGCAACACTTATTTACTCACTGCCGGTGGCATTGATCATCTGGGCAATCGGTGTTGTCGTTCTTTTCACAAAGCGCAGTCTGCGGTTCAGTTCTTATCTGACTTTTGCACTGTTAGTCACCACAATCAGTGCTTTATTCGGCATCGCGCATGATTTGAGTGTTAAATTTGGTTGGATCGATAGCAACCTACTATTTGTGCCACTCTGCACGCCGATTTTTTTCGCTTCAGTCGCATTAGCCCTCATTCTGGATTTCGCTAAAACGCGGCGGGAACTCGAGGATCTGAACAAAAATTTGCAGCAAAAGGTCATCAACGCGACGGCGCAAATCCAGCGTGAATCATCAAAGCGGGCTTTCGTTGAAGTTGAACAGGCCAAATCCGAGGCTCACAAAAATGTCATGATGGATCTGCATGATGGCGTTCTGGGCTATCTATCGTCCATGTACGCCCTACTAGAGCCCCGCACCGACAGCAAAACCACCACGGTTAAAGAACTCGCGAAAAGCGCGATGGATGAAATCCGCCTCATGCTGAATCGGGATATCTCCGGCCAGCAAGGGTCGCTGTTAGTTGTGCTATCGGTGTTCCAGGACCAAATGCAGAGCAGGCTCAACTCGATGGATGTCGAGCTGCAGATGGACGTGACCTCCCTTGCCGACTACGATTCACCCAGCGACCAATTCAACCTCGATATCTATCGAATCCTGCAGGAGGCGATCACGAATGCCGTGGACCGTGCTGCCTGCACTGAGCTGAGTATCGTCGCCTACACCGATCAACGTACCCATTTTTTGTGTATTGAGAACGGCGGTGGCCGGGGCCTGTCTTTAGCGAGCGATAATAAACCCCTGCAGGGCACGGGCCGGTCTAACATGAGGGCCCGGGCTGAGGCCCACGGCGCCGAAATGTCGATTACAGCCACGCCCACCGGGGCCCGTTTGCTGATCAAACTACCGCTGAATGATTCCCCCCGTGGTCAGCGCTAG
- a CDS encoding response regulator transcription factor, with protein sequence MQVVDSKEPPLGVTRPDRLLQIAILEDIQVIQDRFKSIIEQSDLASQVALAESNEQLEQLLNEGPLDVVLADLGLPDGSGLVSIQRVCALYPQCQVIVVSSLSDPETVTTALVMGAVGYIQKDDASIEVVEAIKQALSGGSPISASIARKIVEKMQFQPQLADPDADHGLTEREIEVLTVLSKGLSQAESAKALSMARTTLPVHVRNIYRKLQAHNRTEAIFEARNQGIIP encoded by the coding sequence ATGCAAGTTGTTGATTCAAAAGAACCACCGCTAGGCGTCACGCGGCCCGATCGGTTGTTACAGATCGCAATTCTGGAAGACATCCAGGTCATTCAAGACCGATTCAAGTCCATCATTGAGCAGTCGGATTTAGCCTCACAAGTAGCGCTTGCTGAGTCAAATGAGCAATTGGAGCAATTATTGAATGAAGGGCCGCTGGATGTCGTCCTGGCAGATCTTGGTTTGCCGGACGGATCTGGGCTGGTTTCGATCCAAAGGGTTTGCGCGCTCTACCCCCAGTGTCAGGTCATTGTTGTCTCCAGTCTTTCCGATCCGGAAACGGTGACCACCGCGCTTGTCATGGGCGCCGTTGGCTATATCCAAAAAGATGATGCATCCATCGAGGTCGTTGAGGCCATCAAGCAGGCCTTAAGCGGTGGGTCGCCTATTTCCGCCTCGATTGCGCGTAAAATCGTGGAGAAGATGCAATTTCAACCGCAACTGGCTGATCCTGACGCTGACCACGGGCTGACCGAACGGGAAATTGAGGTGTTAACCGTCTTATCCAAGGGCCTGAGCCAGGCAGAGTCTGCAAAAGCGTTATCGATGGCAAGAACAACCCTGCCGGTCCATGTCCGCAACATCTATCGTAAGCTTCAGGCGCATAACCGTACCGAGGCGATATTCGAAGCGCGAAACCAAGGGATCATCCCCTGA